Sequence from the Brevundimonas sp. SGAir0440 genome:
GGTCAGCGTCAGTACGACGTTCAGCTGGCCGGCGGCATGATCCTGCATGAAGGCGGCATCGCCGAGATGCGGACCGGCGAAGGCAAGACCCTGGTCGCCGTGGCGCCGGTCTATCTGAACGCCCTGCCCGGCAAGGGCGTGCACGTCATCACCGTCAACGACTACCTGGCCCGCCGCGACGCCGAGACGATGGGCAAGGTCTATCGCTTCCTGGGTCTTGAGGTCGGCGTCATCGTCAACGGCCTCAGCCAGGGCCAGCGCCAGCAGGCCTATAACGCCGACGTCACCTACGGCACAAACAATGAGTTCGGCTTCGACTATCTGCGCGACAATCTGGTTTATGACCGGCGCGAGATGGTGCAGCGTCCGCACAACTTCGCCATCGTCGACGAGGTCGACTCCATCCTGATCGACGAGGCGCGCACGCCTCTGATCATCTCGGGCCCGACCGAGGACCGTTCGGATCTCTACAAGGTGCTGGACGGCCTGATCAAAGACCTGATCAAGGACAAGGACACCTTCGAGCTCGACGAGAAGCAAAAGCAGGTCCTGCTGACCGAGCTGGGCTCCGAGCGGATGGAAGAGGCCCTGGAGGCCGGCGGTCACTTCGCCGCCGACACCACCGGCCTGTACGACGCCGCCAACATCAGCCTGGTCCACCACGCCAACCAGGCCCTGCGCGCCAACACCCTGTATCAGCGCGACAAGGACTATATCATCAAGGGCGGCGAGATCGTCCTGATCGACGAATTCACCGGCCGCATGATGACCGGCCGCCGCCTGTCCGAAGGTCTGCACCAAGCCATCGAGGCCAAGGAAGACGTCAAGATCCAGCCCGAGAACCAGACCCTGGCCTCGGTGACGATCCAGAACTACTTCCGCCTGTATGAAAAGCTGTCGGGCATGACCGGCACGGCCGCGACCGAGGCCCAGGAGTTCGGCGACATCTACAAGATGGACGTGCTGGAGGTGCCGACGAACCGGCCGATCCAGCGCAAGGACTATGACGACGAGGTCTATCGGACCCACGCCGAGAAGAACCAAGCCATCGCGCGCCAGATCGCCGAATGCCACCTCGCCGGGCAGCCGATCCTGGTCGGCACCGTGTCGATCGAGCGTTCGGAACAGCTGTCGGACCTGCTGAACCGCTTCGAGTACAAGGTCGAGACCTCGCGCACGCTGAAGCCGGAATATGCGGGCAAGGCCAAAGAAGCCGAGAAGATCGGCGACGCCGCCTATAACATCACCTACGAGACCAAGCTGCGCGGCATTCCGCACAGTGTCCTGAACGCGCGTCAGCACGAACAGGAGGCCTATATCGTCGCCGACGCCGGCCTGCCGGGCGCTGTGACCATCGCCACCAACATGGCCGGCCGCGGCACCGACATTCAACTCGGGGGCAACCTCGAGATGAAGATGCAGAAGTGGCTGCTGGAACAGCGCAACATGGCCGTTGAGGTCACGCCGGAAATGGAAGCGGCCAAGGAGGCCGAGTTCAAGGCCGAGATCGCCGTCCAGAAAGAAAAGGCTCTGGCCGCCGGCGGCCTGTTCGTTCTGGGCACCGAGCGCCACGAAAGCCGCCGCATCGACAACCAGCTGCGCGGCCGCACCGGCCGTCAGGGAGACCCCGGCACCTCGAAATTCTACCTGTCCTGCGAGGACGACCTGCTGCGCATCTTCGCCGGCGACCGCCTCGACTCGATCATGAAGACCTTTGGCGTGGCGGAGGGCGAGGCGATCACCCACCCCTGGCTGAACCGCGCCATCGAAACCGCCCAGAAGCGCGTCGAGACCCGCAACTACGACATCCGCAAGAACCTGCTGAAATACGACGACGTCGTAAACGATCAGCGCAAGGCCGTGTTCGAGCAGCGCCAGGAGTTCATGGACTCCGAGGATCTGTCCGAACTGGTCGGCGACTTCCGCCGCGACGTCGTGTCCGACCTGGTCGAACGCTACATGCCGCCCAAGGCCTATGCCGAGCAGTGGGACATCGACGGCCTGGACGAAAAGGTCCGCTCGACCCTGGGTCTTGAGCTGCCGCTGCACGACTGGGCCGCCGAGGAAGGCGTGTCGAACGAGGAGATCGAGGAGCGGCTGCTGGCCGCCGCCGATGCGCGCGCCGCCGAACGTCTGGAGATGATCGGGGCCGAACAGACGCGCGGTCTGGAAAAGCAGTTCATGCTGCAGATGATCGACATGCAGTGGCGCGAGCACCTGGTCCATCTGGACCACCTGCGCGGCGTCATCGGCCTGCGCGGCTATGGCCAGCGCGACCCGCTGAACGAATACAAGACCGAAGCCTTCTCGCTGTTCGAGAACCTGCTCTACGACCTGCGCCATAACGTGACCCGCTGGCTGATGACGGTCGAGTTCCGCTTCCAGGCGCCGCCCGAACTGCCCGAGTTCCAGGAAATCCACCTGAACCCCGGCACCGGCGAGAACGAGATGGCCAATCCGTCGGCCCAGAACCCCGAAGGCACGCTGATCGGCGACGACCGTTCCAAACTGCCCGTCGAGGCTCTGCCGCCCGGCTGGGAAATGACCGGCCGTAACTCCCCCTGCCCCTGTGGCTCGGGCCGCAAGTTCAAACACTGCCACGGGGCGCTGGTTTAAGAGGCAGCTTACGCGCGGCGCTCTCGCTCGCCGCGCTTCGGCTCGCTGCTTGAGCGCTGGGTGAGATGTCCTAAAGAAGAGGGATGACCTACAAGTCCCTCTTCTCCCGCGCCCTGTCGGCGGCGCCCGGTCGGCTGCATTTCGCCGCGCATAGCCATCACCTGTGGCCTGACGCCAGTTTCGAGGCGCAGCAGCAGACCTGGCTCGACGCCAATCTGCATGCCGACCACAAGTGGGACCTCGTCTTCGGCCAGGTGATCCCCGAGGCCCAAGCCCATGTCGCGGCCGAACTGGGACTGCCCTCGCCCGACAGCATCGTCTTTTCGTCCAACACCCACGACTTCGTGCTGCGCCTGTTTTCGGGCGTGGAGACCAGGCCGGTTCGCATTCTGGCGACCGACGGCGAATTCCACTCCTTCCGTCGTCAGGCGGAACGGTGGGAAGAGGTCGGGGCGGCGGTGGTCACGCGCGTTCCGCTGGCGCCCTTCGAGACCTTCGCCGATCGCTTCGTCGCCGAGGCGTCCAGGGGCGGTTACGACTGGATCGTGGTCAGCCAGGTCTTCTTCCGCACCGGCGGCCTGTTCGACCGGATCGAGGAGCTCGCCGCCCTGGCGAGACCCGAAGGCCCTTGGGTGCTGATCGACGGCTATCACGGCTTCATGGCGACCCCGACCGACCTGTCGGCGGTGGCCGACCGGGTCTTCTATGTCTCCGGCGGCTACAAATACGCCATGTCTGGCGAGGGCGTCTGCTTCCTGCACGCCCCGCCCGGCTTCTGCCCGCGTCCTGTCGTCACCGGCTGGTTCGCGGAGTTCGGCGACCTGTCGGGTCCGCCCGGCGGCGTGCAGTATCGCAGCGACGGCGGTCGCTTCTGGGGCGCCACCTTCGACTGCACGCCGCTGTATCGTTTCAACGCCGTGCGCCGACTGCTGGATCAGCAGGGGCTCGACACCGCCGCCATCGCCGCCCATGCGCGCGATCTGGCGACCAGGTTCCAGCAGGCCGTTCAGGGTGGACAGGCCGGGGTGTTGTCTCAGGCCGAAATCCTCAATCCCGTCGAGGGCGACGCGCCGCGCGCCCGTTTCCTCGCTTTGCGTCATCCCGACGCCCAGGCCTGGTGCGCCGGTCTGCGGGCGGCGAACATCGTCACCGATGTGCGCGAGGACGTCATCCGCTTCGGCTTCGGCCTGTATCAGGACGCCGAGGACGTCGATCGCCTGATCGCGGCCTGCCGAACGCTCTGATCAATAGAAGGTCGTGTCGTCCTGCTTGCTGGGCGCCGGGGCCATGCGCGGCGACGGCGCCGGTCGGTTCGTTGCGGGCGGGGTCGCCGGGCGGGCTTCAGGCGAGGACGGCGTCGGCGTGGTCCCGCTCGCCGGCGCATTGACCGGAGGGATCGCCGGCAGGTCCGGATAGGGCATGGCCGAAGGGCGGGCGTCCTGCGCCGGCGCCGCTTCTTCGGGCGCGATCGGTCCCGTGTCGGACTGGCCCAACCGGTCGGGCGCGCCGACATCGTCGCGGATGAAGGCCCAGGCCTGCCGGTCCGAGCAGCCGCAGGCCTTCAGGAAGCCCTGCTTGTCGCGCCACAGGATCAGCGGATAGCTGATGTCGACGCCGGACTCCTTGAGCAGCTGGCTCAGCCGTTCGTTGAAGCGACGTCCGGCCTCGACCACGGCGGTGCGCGCCAGATTGCCGTCCGCCTGCGGTACGCCTGCGGCGGTCCAGCTGTTGGCCGGCGTCGCCATCCAGCGCTGATAAAGCGGCCAGTCCCGAGTCAGCCACAGCTCGGCGACCGTCGCCCGCTCCGCCGCCGTCGATTGCGCCGCACCCTCCAGATCGGGGCGGGCGAACAGGATGTAGCGGGTCTCGATCCCCGCCGCCTTCAGCTTGGGCGCCTCGTCGCGCGCGTAACGCAGGGCCGAGGCGCTGTCGCGATAGGTGACGATGTACAGGGCCTGCCCCCCGCTGCCGTCCGACACCCAGGACGCCTCGTCCAGCAGTTGCTGCACCTCGGCCTGATTGCGGCTGATCGTGACCGGCTGGAACCGCGAATAGAAGTTCCAATAGGCCCAGTATCCGGCGCCGGCGAGCAGCAGGCCGACCACGGCCGCCACGATCGAACCCATCAAAAAGCGACGCATGTAATCGGGTGCTCCAGCTTCACCGTTGACCCCTCCTAACGCATAGCATCGGAATCCGTTGTCGCGGCCTTCGGATCGACCATCCGGGGCGCCAAAATGTCGCGAAAGATTCCGCCCGATCCGCTCTTGAACGGCGCAGGCGGCTTCCCATTTCCGATTTCGACGCTGCGGGACACTCCCCTCCGAACCGCAGCGAAGCGAAGCTGGCGCCCTCCCCTCCCCTCCAGGCGCCGCTCGCGCAGGCCGCCGGACTCCCCCAGTCCGGCGGCTTTCTGCTTTGTGGCGCTGCACAATAATTCCAACCTGATCACTGATCATTACAATGAACGGTCTCCGGGGGCTTCCCGAGCGACCGGACCTGGCCTAGTCAGCGGGGGTGGCGCCCCGTCGCGCCGCATCCCTTGCGGCCCTGCCGCGTCGTTCGAGACTGCTCGTCCATGACCGCCCACGATCTGCGCCAACCCGTTCAGCCGATCACCAAGGCCGCGCTGGAGGCGGCTTTCGCCAAGATCGTGGGGACCGGGCCCGGCGCAGTCGAACAGACCTATCTGACCCAGGCGCACGAAGACTATTCCGCCGATGAGACGCCCGAGCTCAGCGGCGAGGATCTGGCCGCCCTGCTCGCCGCCTCCTGGACCGCCGCCAAGGCCTATCCGACCGACGCGGCCGCTCCCGCCATCACCGTCGGCCCGCTGCACGGCGCGTCGGACAAGGTGCTGGATTACGATCTGGTGCGCATCGTCCAGTCCGACGCGCCCTTCCTGGTCGACAGCGTCATGGGCGCCCTGGCCGAGGCCGCCGTGTCCGTGCGCGCGCTGTTTCACCCGGTGGTCGAGCTGGACGGCCGCCGCCTGTCGATCATCATGCTGGTCATCGACAGCGTGCCGCAGGAGCGCCGCGACGCCCTGGGCGAAGGCCTGGCCCAGAGCCTGTCGGACGTCCACGCCGCCGTCGCCGATCACGACGCCATGACGTCTTTGATGCGCCAGGCCGTGCAGCGTCTGGAAGAGACCCCGCCCCCGGTCGATCCCGCCGTCCTGGCCGAGAACATCGCCTTCCTGAAATGGCTGAAGAGCGACCATTTCGTCTTCCTGGGCGCGCGCGACTACGACTATCCGCTGAACGCCGACGGCGACTATGAGGCCGAGGCGCCGCTGGGCCTGTCCACCGACGGCCTGGGCATTCTGGCCGATCCCGAGCGCACCGTGCTGCGCCGCGCGTCGGAACCCGCCGTCCTAACGCGCCAGATGCGCCGTCAGCTGGACCTGAGCGAACCGGTGACGGTGGCCAAGGCCAACGCCCGCTCGCGCGTCCACCGCCGCGCCTACATGGACTATGTCGGGGTCAAGCGTTACGGCCCGGACGGCAAGGCGACGGGCGAGACCCGTTTCGTCGGCCTGTTCACGTCGGAAGCCTACGACCAGCTGACGACCGAGGTGCCGCTGCTGCGTCGCAAGGTGGCCAACGCCTTGGCTCGCGCCGACAAGGCGCCCGGCAGCCACAACGAAAAACGCCTCAAGAACATCCTTGAGAATTATCCGCGCGACGAGCTGTTCCAGGTCAGCGAGGACGAGCTGCTGTCCATCGCCCTGGGCATCCTTCACCTCTACGACCGGCCGCGCATCCGTCTGTTCTCGCGCCAGGATCCGTTCGACCGCTTCGTCTCGGTCCTGTGCTTCATTCCGCGCGAGAAGTTCGACTCCGCCGTGCGCGAACGCATCGGCCAGATCATCGCCCGCGCCTGGGGCGGCCGCATCTCGGCCTGGTATCCGGAGCTGTCCGACGCGCCCCTGGTGCGCATCCACTACATCATCGGCGTCGAGCCCGGCGCCCACCCGATCCCGGACGCCGCCCAACTGGAAGCCGACGTCGCCGAGGCTGGTCGCGGCTGGGTCGATCGTTTCGAAGGCGCCCTGCGCCGCTCGGGCGTCGAGGAAGTCGCCGTCGGTCCGCTCAGCGCCCAGTGGGCCAAGGCGTTCGGCGCCGCCTATCGCGATCGCTATGACGCCGACGAGGCCGCGACCGACCTGCAATACGTAAACCGGCTGAACGAGACCGGTCTGCCTGGCGAAGGCAAGGCCGTCGCCGTGCGCGCCTTCCGCACGCCGGACGACAGCCGACTGCAGTTCCGCTTCAAACTCTATCGTCGCGGCCCGGCCGTGCCCCTGTCCGACGTCCTGCCGATCCTGGCCGATATGGGTCTGAAGACGTTGGAGGAATACGGCTATCCGATCCGTCCGATGGGCGAGGAGGAGATCCACGTCCACGAGTTCCTGATGGAGGATCCGCGTGGCGAGGCGCTGGTCTTCGATGACGTGAAGGGCCCGTTCGAGGACGCCTTCGCCGCCGTCTGGACCGGCCGCAATGAAAGCGACGGCTTCAACCGTCTGGTGATCGAACTGGGCGTGGAATGGCGCGACGCCGCCCTGATCCGCACCCTGGCCCACTATCGCCAGCAGACGGGCCTCGACCCTTCCCAGACGGTGCAGGAAGAGGCCCTGCGCGAATATCCCGACGTGGCGCGCGCGCTTCTGTCGCTGTTCAAGGCCAAGTTCGCGCCTGAAGGGGGCTCGGCCGACGACCGCGCGCCGGCCGTCGCCGAGCTGGACGCCAAGATCGTCACCCTGCTGCAGGACGTGAAGAGCCTGGATCACGACCGGGCCCTGCGCCGCATCGCCGCCCTGATCGGCGCGATCAAGCGCACCAACTATTTCCAGCTGGACGCCGACGGTCAGCCCAAGCCGCACATCTCGATCAAGATCGCCTCGCGCGAGTTGGACGACCTGCCGCTGCCCAAACCCTATCGCGAAATCTTCGTCTGGGCGCCGCATGTCGAGGGCGTGCACCTGCGCTTTGGTCCCGTCGCGCGCGGTGGTCTGCGCTGGTCGGACCGTCGCGACGACTTCCGCACCGAGGTCCTGGGCCTGGTCAAGGCGCAGCAGGTCAAGAACGCCGTC
This genomic interval carries:
- the secA gene encoding preprotein translocase subunit SecA — its product is MLGFAKKLFGSSNDRKVKAFQDHAQRINALEPKFAALSDDELRMMTDAFRDRLANGETLDKILPEAFAVVREASKRVLGQRQYDVQLAGGMILHEGGIAEMRTGEGKTLVAVAPVYLNALPGKGVHVITVNDYLARRDAETMGKVYRFLGLEVGVIVNGLSQGQRQQAYNADVTYGTNNEFGFDYLRDNLVYDRREMVQRPHNFAIVDEVDSILIDEARTPLIISGPTEDRSDLYKVLDGLIKDLIKDKDTFELDEKQKQVLLTELGSERMEEALEAGGHFAADTTGLYDAANISLVHHANQALRANTLYQRDKDYIIKGGEIVLIDEFTGRMMTGRRLSEGLHQAIEAKEDVKIQPENQTLASVTIQNYFRLYEKLSGMTGTAATEAQEFGDIYKMDVLEVPTNRPIQRKDYDDEVYRTHAEKNQAIARQIAECHLAGQPILVGTVSIERSEQLSDLLNRFEYKVETSRTLKPEYAGKAKEAEKIGDAAYNITYETKLRGIPHSVLNARQHEQEAYIVADAGLPGAVTIATNMAGRGTDIQLGGNLEMKMQKWLLEQRNMAVEVTPEMEAAKEAEFKAEIAVQKEKALAAGGLFVLGTERHESRRIDNQLRGRTGRQGDPGTSKFYLSCEDDLLRIFAGDRLDSIMKTFGVAEGEAITHPWLNRAIETAQKRVETRNYDIRKNLLKYDDVVNDQRKAVFEQRQEFMDSEDLSELVGDFRRDVVSDLVERYMPPKAYAEQWDIDGLDEKVRSTLGLELPLHDWAAEEGVSNEEIEERLLAAADARAAERLEMIGAEQTRGLEKQFMLQMIDMQWREHLVHLDHLRGVIGLRGYGQRDPLNEYKTEAFSLFENLLYDLRHNVTRWLMTVEFRFQAPPELPEFQEIHLNPGTGENEMANPSAQNPEGTLIGDDRSKLPVEALPPGWEMTGRNSPCPCGSGRKFKHCHGALV
- a CDS encoding aminotransferase class V-fold PLP-dependent enzyme: MTYKSLFSRALSAAPGRLHFAAHSHHLWPDASFEAQQQTWLDANLHADHKWDLVFGQVIPEAQAHVAAELGLPSPDSIVFSSNTHDFVLRLFSGVETRPVRILATDGEFHSFRRQAERWEEVGAAVVTRVPLAPFETFADRFVAEASRGGYDWIVVSQVFFRTGGLFDRIEELAALARPEGPWVLIDGYHGFMATPTDLSAVADRVFYVSGGYKYAMSGEGVCFLHAPPGFCPRPVVTGWFAEFGDLSGPPGGVQYRSDGGRFWGATFDCTPLYRFNAVRRLLDQQGLDTAAIAAHARDLATRFQQAVQGGQAGVLSQAEILNPVEGDAPRARFLALRHPDAQAWCAGLRAANIVTDVREDVIRFGFGLYQDAEDVDRLIAACRTL
- a CDS encoding NAD-glutamate dehydrogenase, with protein sequence MTAHDLRQPVQPITKAALEAAFAKIVGTGPGAVEQTYLTQAHEDYSADETPELSGEDLAALLAASWTAAKAYPTDAAAPAITVGPLHGASDKVLDYDLVRIVQSDAPFLVDSVMGALAEAAVSVRALFHPVVELDGRRLSIIMLVIDSVPQERRDALGEGLAQSLSDVHAAVADHDAMTSLMRQAVQRLEETPPPVDPAVLAENIAFLKWLKSDHFVFLGARDYDYPLNADGDYEAEAPLGLSTDGLGILADPERTVLRRASEPAVLTRQMRRQLDLSEPVTVAKANARSRVHRRAYMDYVGVKRYGPDGKATGETRFVGLFTSEAYDQLTTEVPLLRRKVANALARADKAPGSHNEKRLKNILENYPRDELFQVSEDELLSIALGILHLYDRPRIRLFSRQDPFDRFVSVLCFIPREKFDSAVRERIGQIIARAWGGRISAWYPELSDAPLVRIHYIIGVEPGAHPIPDAAQLEADVAEAGRGWVDRFEGALRRSGVEEVAVGPLSAQWAKAFGAAYRDRYDADEAATDLQYVNRLNETGLPGEGKAVAVRAFRTPDDSRLQFRFKLYRRGPAVPLSDVLPILADMGLKTLEEYGYPIRPMGEEEIHVHEFLMEDPRGEALVFDDVKGPFEDAFAAVWTGRNESDGFNRLVIELGVEWRDAALIRTLAHYRQQTGLDPSQTVQEEALREYPDVARALLSLFKAKFAPEGGSADDRAPAVAELDAKIVTLLQDVKSLDHDRALRRIAALIGAIKRTNYFQLDADGQPKPHISIKIASRELDDLPLPKPYREIFVWAPHVEGVHLRFGPVARGGLRWSDRRDDFRTEVLGLVKAQQVKNAVIVPVGSKGGFYPKQLPRTTDREAIQGEAIRAYRTFLSGLLDITDNIAADGSVTHPANVIAWEGDDPYLVVAADKGTATFSDIANGVSASYGFWLGDAFASGGSIGYDHKAMGITARGAWEAVKRHFREMGKDIQTQPFTMVGVGDMSGDVFGNGVLLSKATRLVAAFDHRDIFIDPNPDHVTSWVERKRLFDLPRSSWQDYDKALISEGGGVFSRSAKSIQLTPQIKAALDIAEDELDPVSLIRAILKAPVELLYLGGIGTYVKSAAETDAQVGDKGTDALRINADELRVKVVGEGANLGFTQAGRIAFGQAGGRINTDAIDNSAGVDTSDHEVNIKILVGSAVTNGVLPAEERTPLLASMTDEVGLKVLAHNYDQTLALTLQQAEGVGALDAQQRFMQSLSARGKLDRKVEGLPNDARVKELMTAGIPLARPELAVLMAYAKLELSDDIVASQAPEDPFFEQILVRYFPEALARFEPEMKSHRLRREIIATVMANEVVNMCGPTFPDRLRGSAECDTTALIIAFEAARRVFRLDEAWDAVSALDLKISAEAQIALYQEIAVVLRRQTFWLARRAKGGLSVQALIDRYRPIADALQAEGAPVLSRFEQGRLDARVKRFADHGAPEDLTRSIAIMRPLVAASDIGDLAQEANWPVAAMARLYHQVGAAFDFDRLRAAAGSIPSADHFDRLAVRRLIEDLMNEQAALTRAVARASDPSVGVSEDAAEAAVDAWIGSKQATVEGVRASVDEIEQSGSGWTFAKLTIANATIRDLATAAVNS